The genomic interval CACCTCGGACACGACCCTGCTGCGCGAGGTCACCACGGACTCACTCGTCGGGCTCGGCACCGGAGGGCTCACGCTCGTCGCAACTGTCGTCATGATGGGCCTGGTTGACCCGGTTCTGCTGGGCGTCACCCTCGCCGTGATCGCGGGCGCGGGCACCGTGCTCACCCTGATCCTGCCGCGCATCAACCGGGCCAGCCGGCAGGCACAGGACGCGGTCGGCGTGATGGGCGCCTCGCTGGAGCGGATCCTGGGCGCGCTGCGCACGGTGAAGGCGTCCGGCGCCGAGGAGCGCGAGGAACGCACCCTGCACGCGGCGGCCGAGGAGTCGTGGCGGCAGAGTGTGCGGGCCGCCAAGTGGAGCGCCGCCGCGGGCAATACGGCAGCACTGTCGATGCAGGTCGCCTTCATCACCGTCCTCGCGGTGGGCGGAGCACGCGTGGCGACGGGTGCGATCGACATCGGCACGCTGGTCGCCTTCCTCCTCTACGTCTTCTATCTCATGCAGCCGATCCAGCAGGTCGTCGGCGCGATCACGCAGTACCAGACGGGCACCGCGGCCCTCTCCCGCATCCAGGAGGCGCTGCACCTCCCCGCCGAACCCCCGTCCCCGCCCGCCCAGTTGCCCTCCCCCGGCGCCGAACCCGCGGCCCTCGCCTTCGACGACGTCCGCTTCCGCTACGCCGACGACCTCCCCTACGTCCACCACGGCGTGACCTTCGAGGTACCGGCCCAGGGCATGACGGCGTTCGTCGGCCCGTCCGGCGCGGGCAAGACCACGGTGTTCTCCCTCATCGAGCGTTTCTACGACCCCGAGTCCGGCGCGATCACCCTCGACGGCCGGGACCTCGCCGGGTGGGAACTGTCCCGACTCCGGTCCGCCATCGGCTATGTGGAGCAGGACGCCCCGGTCCTGTCGGGTTCCCTGCGCGACAACCTGGTGCTCGGCAACCCGGACGCGGACGACGACGCCGTCACCCGCGTCCTGAAGACGACCCGCCTCGACGGCCTCATCGCCCGCCTCCCGAAGGGCATCGACACCCTGGTCGGCCACCGGGGCACCCGCCTCTCGGGCGGCGAACGCCAGCGTGTGGCCATCGCCCGCGCCCTGCTGCGCCACCCCCGCCTGCTCCTCCTCGACGAGGCGACCTCGCAGCTCGACGCGGTGAACGAGGCGGCCCTGCGCGACACCGTCGCCGATGTGGCCCGTACGACGACGGTCCTGGTCGTGGCGCACCGGCTGTCCACGGTGACGATGGCCGACCGGATCGTGGTCATGGACGCGGGCCGGGTCCGCGCGGTGGGCACGCACCGGGAACTGGTGACCGCCGACCCGCTCTACGCGGAGCTGGCGGCGACGCAGTTCCTGGCGACGGCGGGCTGACTTCGCAAAACGGCTGAGGGCCGCCCGCTTCCGGACGGCCCTCAGGGCCTGCGTGCTCCGCGGGATCAGTACCGCGGGCTCACGGCTCGATGCTGGGGAGGAGTCCCGTGACCGGCGCGGTCATGTCAGTGACCTGGTGCAACTGCTGGAGGTCGTTCAGGTGGTTCATGCCCTGAAGCTGACTGGCGACCTTCGGGATCTCCGCCTGGTGCTCGGCGGGGATCTCACTCACCGCGAGCGAGTCCAGCAGGGCGACCGGGCTGACCTTGCCGTCCTTGAAGGCGGGCGCGTCGGCGGCGTTCGCCATCGGCGCGACGAGGCCGGTGACCCCGACGGCGAGACCAACGGCGGCGGCAATACGTCGTGTTGAGATCATGCCCTCAGCAACGCGGCCGGTCCCCGCGCGGTCACGGGCACCGGGCACCCCTCACCCGTCAGGCGGAGCGCGCCGCCCGGTTTGCCGACACCGGCGCGACGGAGGATTCTCGTAGGAGAGGCCCGCCGCGGCTCGCTCCTGTTCGGGCCGCGGCCCTCCGAGGAGGTCACCATGGGCACCGCGGCACGCCCCGGCTTCGACACCGAAGCGCTGCGCCGGGGCATCGAAGACCACACGACGGCGACACTGCTGTCGCTCTACGCGGACGACGCCGAGATCCACGTCGTCGACCACCAGACCCAGCCCAGCCACCCCAAGGTCCTGCACGGCCGGGACGAGATCGGCGCGATGCTCGCCGACGTCTACAGCCGCGACATGACCCACAAGCTGGAGGAGTGCGTCGTACAGGGGGACCGGGTCGCCTACAGCGAGTCCTGTCAGTACCCGGACGGGGCCCGGGTCCTCGCCGAGTCGATGCTCCTGCTGGAGGACGGCAAGATCACCCGGCAGACCATGATCCAGGCATGGGACGGCTAGCGCGGCTGGTGCCGAAGGTCCACATCGACACCCGCCTGACCTGGACCTTCTCGGCGACAACAGCACCCGCGCGGTCCGCTGCGACGCGACGCCGAGCACCGGTTTCCGCAGCGGGCCTGCGGGCGTCCGCCGCGCTGCTGGGGTCGATGCTGCGAGCGGCACGGTCCCGCCCGCTCCCCACACCACCGGCTGGTCGGACCCGGCACGTCCGGCGTCGGTGAGCGGGCCCTGACGGCCGTGGACCCGTCGGTTACGCTGTTCGTGGGTCGTGACTGGCGCTGAGGTGGAGCACCACCGTGGAGCGGCCCACGCGGAGTCGATGCCGTGCGCCTGGGCGATTGGTCAACCAGCTCAGGAGTGGATCATGTCTCAGGCACGGCTCATGGACGGCACCGCGCTCGCCCGGCGCATCGTCGAGGACACCGCGAAGAAGGCCGCCGACCTCACGGAGCGCACCGGTACGGCGCCCTGTCTGGCGACGGTTCTGGTCGGCGCGGACCCGGCCTCCGTCACCTACGTCCGGATGAAGCAGAACCGCAGCCGCAAGGCCGGTATCGAGTCCCGGCACGTGGAACTGCCAGCCACCACGACCACCGCCGAACTGGTCGGCACCCTCGACGCCCTCTCCGCCGACCCCACCGTGCACGGCATCCTGCTCCAGCACCCGATGGGTGAACACATCGACGAGCGGGCCGCGTTCGAGGCGATCGCGGCGGAGAAGGACGTGGACGGCGTCACCTTCGCGTCGTTCGCGTCGATGAGCTTCGGCCTGCCGGGCTTCGTGTCCTGCACGCCCGGCGGCATCATGCGGCTGCTCGACGAGTACGGCGTCGACCCGTCCGGCAAGCGGGCCGTCGTCGTCGGCCGCAGCGCGATCCTCGGCAAGCCGGCCGGGATGCTGCTCCTGGCCCGCGACGCGACCGTCACCTACTGCCACTCCCGCACCCGGGACCTGTCGGCGGTGGTCCGCGAGGCGGACATCGTGGTCGCCGCCGTGGGCCGCCCCCGGCTGATCCGCGGCGAGGACATCAAGCCCGGCGCGGTCGTCATCGACGCCGGCTACAACGCGGGCAACATCGGTGACGTCGACTTCGAATCCGCCGCCGAACGCGCCTCGTTGATCACGCCGGTGCCGGGCGGCGTCGGCCCGATGACGATCGCCACGCTCCTGGAACAGACGGTGACCGCCGCGGCCCGGCAGCTCGGGGTGTGATCAGCGCGTCCACGCGCTGTAGTCCATGACGTCCCCGGCCTTGACGCCGTACTCGGGCTGGTCCTTCGTGAAGGTGCTCTCCATTCCGAGAACGGCGCCGGTGGCCGGGTCCATGATCAGCATCAGGCGGGTGGCGGGCTGCTGATAGACGTACGCCTGCCCGTGCCGCCCGAGCCGGTCGGTCACCTCCCCCACCGGCCGCAGCCCGTCCGCCCCCGCGAGCAGTCGCGCCAACGCGGCAGACTCACGCGCCCCGAGCGTCCACTCGTCAAGCAGCTCCCCCACGGCCGACAGGAGTTCGGGGGTGGTCAACGGCGCCTTGCTGTACGCCGTCTCCCGGAGGTACGCCCGCAGTCCGGCCACGTCGTGCGGGGGCCGGGCATCGGGCGGGACATCGCTCCAACTCGGCGGAAACGTCGTCTCCTTGAGGACATGCCCGTCCTCGACGACACGTTCCGTGTGACTGGCGTCCGCGTTCCAGCGCACGATGCGTTCCTCGGGGATGGTGACCGGCGGCTTGTCGTCGGACATGCCGAGACTCCACGACTGCACGTGAGTTCCCCTGCGCAGAACGGGAGTTCCGTCGGCCGCGGTCGCCACGGCGAGGGCGGCGAGCTGCTTCAGCGATACGGGCGTGGAGTGCGCCTGCACGACCAGGGCGCGGGGAGCAGCCACCGCCGGGGTACTGCTCGGCCCACCCAGCACGAGGGTGAGTACGGTCGCGGCAACGGCAGCGGTGGCCGCAAGGCTCCAGAGCAGCCGCCGACGCTGTGAACGCCGTTCGTACAGCAGCCTGTTGAGCCCGCGCTCCGCGTGATGATCGAGCGGCCCGTCGCCATAGAGGGGCCCATCGCTCGTGAACGGGTTGGCGCTACGCAGGAGTTCGAGTTCGTCACCCATGGCATTGATCCTTCAACGGGCTAGTTGCAGCACCCCAAAGGGGCGCGGGGAACTGCGCGACCAGCCACGACGCACCCGCAGCCAACCAACAACACATCGCGGCACTCTCAACGGTCATCGCCCCGCCCCTCCAAGCACCGCGAGCCGATCGATCTCCGCTCTCAACCGCCGCCGTGCCCGATGCAACCGCATCGCCGCAGCCCGCACCCCACACCCCAGAACCACGGCAACCTCCTCCACACCCAGTTCCTCCCACGCCGTAAGCCTCAACACCTCCTGGTCGCCCGACGACAACCGCGCCAACGCCTCGTGCACCCAACCGCCGGGGGCATCCGCATCGGGCCCGGCCACAACCTGCCGCCCGTGCGCGCGATCGTCGTTGCCCAGCCGATCGACAAGCCGACGCCGCCGCCCGTACCCACGCACCGCATTGGCCAGGCAGTTACGGGCCACGCCGTACAGCCAGGGCAACGGGGCCGCCGGCAGATCCGCACGGCGGCGCCAGGCGACGGTGAAGACCTCCGCCACCACTTCCTCGACCTCGCTGCTCCGCCCGTCCAGTCGCCGCGCAACATAGCGGCTGACCGCCCAGTAGTGCTCGCGATAGGCAGCGGCGAAGTCCTCGTCGTTGCTCATGTTCCGTTCGTGTCCGGCACCGGGGCGATCGTCACACCCGATTTCGTGATTCTCCTCGCGTCCGTCGAGTGTGACGTGCGGGCGGCGCGCGGACACAGGCGGGGCGTGAGAGACCTCAAGAGCATCAAGTGGCTGACGACCACGGACCACAAGACGATCGGCACGCTGTATCTGGTCACGGCGTTCGGGTTCTTCTGCATCGGCGGCGTGATGGCGCTCCTCATGCGCGCCGAACTCGCCAGACCCGGCCTGCAGATCATGTCGAACGAGCAGTTCAACCAGGCGTTCACGATGCACGGCACGATCATGCTGCTGATGTTCGCGACGCCCCTGTTCGCAGGCTTCGCCAACTGGATCATGCCGCTCCAGATCGGCGCCCCGGACGTCGCCTTCCCCCGCCTGAACATGTTCGCCTACTGGCTGTATCTCTTCGGCTCGACGATCGCGGTAGGCGGCTTCCTCACCCCGCAGGGCGCGGCCGACTTCGGCTGGTTCGCCTACTCCCCGCTCTCGGACGCCGTCCGCTCCCCCGGCGTCGGCGCCGACATGTGGATCATGGGTCTGGCCTTCTCCGGCTTCGGCACGATCCTCGGTGCGGTCAACTTCATCACCACGATCATCTGCATGCGCGCACCGGGCATGACGATGTTCCGCATGCCGATCTTCGTGTGGAACGTGCTGCTCACCGCCGTACTCGTTCTGCTGGCCTTCCCGGTCCTCGCCGCCGCGCTCTTCGCGCTGGAGGCGGATCGGAAATTCGGGGCACACGTCTTCGACGCCGCCAACGGCGGTGCGTTGCTGTGGCAGCACCTCTTCTGGTTCTTCGGCCATCCAGAGGTGTACATCATCGCGCTGCCGTTCTTCGGCATCATCTCCGAGGTCATCCCGGTCTTCTCCCGCAAGCCGATGTTCGGCTACATGGGACTGGTCGCGGCCACGATCTCCATCGCCGGCCTCTCCGTGACCGTGTGGGCCCACCACATGTACGTCACCGGCGGAGTCCTGCTGCCGTTCTTCTCCTTCATGACGTTCCTCATCGCCGTGCCAACAGGCGTGAAGTTCTTCAACTGGATCGGAACGATGTGGAAGGGCTCCCTGAGTTTCGAGACCCCCATGCTCTGGGCCACCGGCTTCCTCATCACCTTCGTGTTCGGCGGCCTGACCGGCGTCATGCTCGCCGCCCCGCCCATCGACTTCTCGACCTCGGACTCGTACTTCGTCGTCGCCCACTTCCACTACGTGGTCTTCGGCACGGTCGTGTTCGCGATGTTCTCCGGCTTCCACTTCTGGTGGCCGAAGATGACCGGCAAGATGCTCGACGAGCGCCTCGGCAAGATGACTTTCTGGACGCTGTTCATCGGCTTCCACGGCACGTTCCTGGTCCAGCACTGGCTGGGCGTGAACGGGATGCAGCGCCGGATCCCCGACTACCTGGCGGTGGAGGGCCTGACGACACTCAACACGGTGTCGACGATCTCCTCGTTCCTGCTCGGCCTGTCGTTGCTGCCGTTCTTCTACAACGTGTGGAAGACGGCCAAGTACGGCAAGAAGGTCGAGGTCGACGACCCGTGGGGCTACGGCCGTTCGCTGGAGTGGGCGACGTCCTGCCCGCCGCCGCGGCACAACTTCGTCTCGCTCCCCCGCATCCGCAGTGAGTCCCCGGCCTTCGACCTCCACCACGCCGACATCCCCGCCCTGGAACGGGAGTTGACGGCCCGGTGACCGCCATGGACGAACACCCCGTCGACACCGGGGCCTTCCTCAACGACGTCGAGGGCCACCTGCTGATCGCCGCAGCCCGCGCGGAGGGCCGTACGGCCGCCGCCCGTTTCACGGCACGGCTCGACTGGCTCACCGACGGCCAACGGAACGAGGTGGAGCGGCAGTTCGAGGCGGAGTACCTCGCCCTCACCCGGCTGTCGTGGCAGCGCACGGCCGAGCGGGGCCGTCAACTGCGGGACGAGTACGAGGAGACGTACCGGCGACTGCGCCAACGCGCCCTCGCCTGCTGCCTGTTGGCGTGCGCCCTGCTCGCC from Streptomyces sp. NBC_01288 carries:
- a CDS encoding CU044_5270 family protein, with product MGDELELLRSANPFTSDGPLYGDGPLDHHAERGLNRLLYERRSQRRRLLWSLAATAAVAATVLTLVLGGPSSTPAVAAPRALVVQAHSTPVSLKQLAALAVATAADGTPVLRRGTHVQSWSLGMSDDKPPVTIPEERIVRWNADASHTERVVEDGHVLKETTFPPSWSDVPPDARPPHDVAGLRAYLRETAYSKAPLTTPELLSAVGELLDEWTLGARESAALARLLAGADGLRPVGEVTDRLGRHGQAYVYQQPATRLMLIMDPATGAVLGMESTFTKDQPEYGVKAGDVMDYSAWTR
- the ctaD gene encoding aa3-type cytochrome oxidase subunit I, producing the protein MRDLKSIKWLTTTDHKTIGTLYLVTAFGFFCIGGVMALLMRAELARPGLQIMSNEQFNQAFTMHGTIMLLMFATPLFAGFANWIMPLQIGAPDVAFPRLNMFAYWLYLFGSTIAVGGFLTPQGAADFGWFAYSPLSDAVRSPGVGADMWIMGLAFSGFGTILGAVNFITTIICMRAPGMTMFRMPIFVWNVLLTAVLVLLAFPVLAAALFALEADRKFGAHVFDAANGGALLWQHLFWFFGHPEVYIIALPFFGIISEVIPVFSRKPMFGYMGLVAATISIAGLSVTVWAHHMYVTGGVLLPFFSFMTFLIAVPTGVKFFNWIGTMWKGSLSFETPMLWATGFLITFVFGGLTGVMLAAPPIDFSTSDSYFVVAHFHYVVFGTVVFAMFSGFHFWWPKMTGKMLDERLGKMTFWTLFIGFHGTFLVQHWLGVNGMQRRIPDYLAVEGLTTLNTVSTISSFLLGLSLLPFFYNVWKTAKYGKKVEVDDPWGYGRSLEWATSCPPPRHNFVSLPRIRSESPAFDLHHADIPALERELTAR
- a CDS encoding bifunctional 5,10-methylenetetrahydrofolate dehydrogenase/5,10-methenyltetrahydrofolate cyclohydrolase, with the protein product MSQARLMDGTALARRIVEDTAKKAADLTERTGTAPCLATVLVGADPASVTYVRMKQNRSRKAGIESRHVELPATTTTAELVGTLDALSADPTVHGILLQHPMGEHIDERAAFEAIAAEKDVDGVTFASFASMSFGLPGFVSCTPGGIMRLLDEYGVDPSGKRAVVVGRSAILGKPAGMLLLARDATVTYCHSRTRDLSAVVREADIVVAAVGRPRLIRGEDIKPGAVVIDAGYNAGNIGDVDFESAAERASLITPVPGGVGPMTIATLLEQTVTAAARQLGV
- a CDS encoding ABC transporter ATP-binding protein, which translates into the protein MSIAGTQSGPPAWRLLLDYVRPHRWALLAGALLSLVTGGTGLLLPLVARGLIDDLSHDRTITGALLAMSALVVANAALGALGSYVLRRTAESVVLGARRTLSSYLLRLRISAVDRSEPGDLMARITSDTTLLREVTTDSLVGLGTGGLTLVATVVMMGLVDPVLLGVTLAVIAGAGTVLTLILPRINRASRQAQDAVGVMGASLERILGALRTVKASGAEEREERTLHAAAEESWRQSVRAAKWSAAAGNTAALSMQVAFITVLAVGGARVATGAIDIGTLVAFLLYVFYLMQPIQQVVGAITQYQTGTAALSRIQEALHLPAEPPSPPAQLPSPGAEPAALAFDDVRFRYADDLPYVHHGVTFEVPAQGMTAFVGPSGAGKTTVFSLIERFYDPESGAITLDGRDLAGWELSRLRSAIGYVEQDAPVLSGSLRDNLVLGNPDADDDAVTRVLKTTRLDGLIARLPKGIDTLVGHRGTRLSGGERQRVAIARALLRHPRLLLLDEATSQLDAVNEAALRDTVADVARTTTVLVVAHRLSTVTMADRIVVMDAGRVRAVGTHRELVTADPLYAELAATQFLATAG
- a CDS encoding RNA polymerase sigma factor; translated protein: MSNDEDFAAAYREHYWAVSRYVARRLDGRSSEVEEVVAEVFTVAWRRRADLPAAPLPWLYGVARNCLANAVRGYGRRRRLVDRLGNDDRAHGRQVVAGPDADAPGGWVHEALARLSSGDQEVLRLTAWEELGVEEVAVVLGCGVRAAAMRLHRARRRLRAEIDRLAVLGGAGR
- a CDS encoding nuclear transport factor 2 family protein, yielding MGTAARPGFDTEALRRGIEDHTTATLLSLYADDAEIHVVDHQTQPSHPKVLHGRDEIGAMLADVYSRDMTHKLEECVVQGDRVAYSESCQYPDGARVLAESMLLLEDGKITRQTMIQAWDG